From Alteromonas sp. BL110:
GCAATGGCGTTGCTATTTCTGGGTCGACGGCTATTGCCATTGAAAGCGTGTCAGATAGCGCTGTGAAATACAGTATGTATTTCGACAGTCTGACATGGACTATCGAAGGTGTACCTCACACGCTGTCTGGCGTTGTCTCAATTGATGAAGGCTTCAATGAAACTAACGGTAGCTATCACGTAGATACCAGCCAACATGTGGCGTTCACTATTGGCGCAGAGCAATATAAATTAACGGGGGATTACGACATATCTGATTCACCCAATGAAAGCCTTAACCATGCTGAATTAGACTTCTATGTTGGCTCTAAAGGTAAACTAGCTGTCGAAGCAGAGGCCCCTGAGTATTTATGGCCATACATGTACGATGGCGAAGTAGTGATAGCGGGTGATAAAACTGCAACCTTACTTTTCGAACAAAGCACTATTCGTTATTTAGAAGATACAGATAACGACGGTACCTACGACCTAGGTACATTTATAATTGGTGCCCATGATTTAATTAGTGGTAACCTTGCAGACAGATCACTTGTCGCTATTGCTGCCATGTCCATGCCACCCACTGTCTATGCACCTGATTTTTATACCTGGGACAACGTGGACACGACGACCCCCATTACTGTCAGCCCTGGCTATTATAATGATAGCGATACAGATTACGAAGATTTATCCTTTAGTTATCGCTGGTATCTCAACGGTGTTTTAGTAGAAGACGTTACTGGAGATACCTTTCCAGCCTACCGCGCTGTATTTAACGATGTAGTAGAAGTGTCTATGGTCGTCTCTGATAGCGCTAACACTGTAGAGTCAGATCGCACTTCAATTACTCTGTCGGATGCACCAGCACAAGTAGCTTTTGAGAATTTACCAGAGTCAGTGTCTCCTGGAGAATATATCGAATTCAGAGCAATTGTGTCTGACCCTGATCTTGGCGACAATCAAGGTGCTCCTACTTTAGTGTCAGCGCCTGCAGGCGCTACCATTAACGAAGATGGATTGATTTCATGGCAAGCGCCGAGTAATCAGTTGTTTAAAACCCAACTTTACGAATTTGGTTTTTCAACTGGCGAAGACGGTGCTGAAGTAGTCAAAACTGATGTCTCAGTGACTAATAATGAGGTTCAAGAGTTAGCTCGCTCGGGTATTGAAGTGCCTAAGATGAACAATTCAATGGTAGTGGGTGATTTCGACCACGACGGCGACAATGAAGTTCTCTCCACCGATTCTGCAAATCGCGTGTTTTTACTGTCTTATCAAAACGGCAGCTACAACCAAACTTGGATGTACCCCTACAAAATCGAGCACGGTGAAACAGTAAAACAAGTTCTCAGTACCGATTTTGATAACGACGATTACCCCGATATTTTAGTGATATCTGAACACGGCGTATCTATAGTTACCGATATTGACGAAGCGGCCACAACGCTTTTTACCACCGACAATTTCATACATAGTGCTGTTCTAGGAGACATAGACAATGATGGTGACGATGAATTGGCCTACCTATATTCATCACGTGATTACGGCGATGCCAATGATATTGTGGTGGTAGATCTTAATTCGCCAGAATCACCTTTATTTACGTTTACCGCTGAAAATACCTATGAAATTGCTCTGGGTAATGTAGATTCCGACGCTCAGTTAGAACTGGTTACCAACTCTGGTTTGGTTTATGACCTTGATACTGGTGAAAACCAGTGGTTTTTGAACTCAGGATTTGGTAGTCATCACATTGCCGTTGCCGATATAAATGGCGACGGTATTGATGAAATTGTAGGAGCTGACAGTTGGTCTTACATCTATGTATACTCAGCACAAGACAAGTCTCAAATTACGAGTGTTGAGAATTTTAATACTTGCGACATTAGCGCAGGAAAACTGACTGACGATAGTAATCCTGTATTGCTTGTAGGGGACTGCCAATGGGGCAACGTCCACGCCATGAAGCTGTCTAATAATACGCTCACGTCAGTATTTAGCGTTGATATGGTTGATCACGGTTCAACCTCGCTGACCCTTGGCGATGCCGACAATGATGGCCTTAACGAACTGTTATGGGGCACTGGCACCACTTCTTCTGGTGAAGATTTACTCGTAACGGCAGATGTCACAGCCACTTCTGCAACAATAAAAACGACGGCAACCACACATCAACTAGACAGCTTTAACGCGGCTGGATGGGCAGATTTGTATCCTGGTGACGAACGCGCTGTGTTCTTCGTGCCAAGCACGGGAAGCGGCTATGACGGCTCCAAGGTCTTACTAATGGAGAACTCAGGGAATTACATTACTAGTGAAGAGATTTCTTCTAACTGGGATGATTCTAGTATTGCTGTAACTACCGATTACAACAATGACGGTGCTGGTGATTTATTCCTACCTAGTGCAGAAACCTATGATGGCGCCTTCGCCGCAATGCGATTAAATGATTTCTCTATTCAATACGAGATTACAGGCGATTATTCGAACGACGTTTCAGTTATCAAGGCATTCGACTTCAATAACGATGGTTTCGATGATGCAGTGTATGTTGATGGTCGCACACTAAAAGCGGTCGACGTGAACAATCAAGTTATGTTGGCCACTTACACCATGCCTCAATATTTCCGTGATTTTGATATTGTCGCTATGAATGGCAACGTGTATGTGGCGCTTTCTCAAGGCGACGACATAACGCAATTACTCAAGCCAACAACATCAGGTTTCTCTATTCAGGCAAGCGCCGATATTTCTTGCGCGCGCCTTGCCTTTATTAATGCTGATAGTGACGCTGCCGCTGAACTGGCCTGTTATAACAATCAGAACCAATCACTGGTTATATTTGATGTAACTGATACTAGTTTGACTAAGACATCAGACGTTTCGGTGAGTAAGGTTATTGTAGACATGGTAGCTAATCCAGTAACCGCTACTGAACAGACACTTCTTGTGACAACGGCGCGTGAGGATGATTGGAGTCACTACGGTGCTTCTGAACTCAGCGAAATGACGGTTGAAGGCATCAGTATTTGGAAAAGCCCTGCGTTGATTGGTCCGGCCCGCAGCTACTCTCTACACGCGAGAAAGTCTGCTGAGGGAAGCCTAGAAGTGATGATGGCAACATCTCGAGTAATGTACTGGTTAGGTCGAGTGAATTAAGTAAAACTGCTGGGACAATTTTGATATTTGTTTTGGCGTTTACATAATTGAGCGGCGACACATCAATGTTGGTGTTCGCCGCTTTTTGTTTAGTATTTTAATTCTGGCAACGTTCTGTAAAAAAACACTCGTTTCAACTTGAGCCATTCAAGCAAAAGAGTGGGGACCAATCAATCTCGTTAATAATCAAAACGAGGTAGTGTAATTAAGCGCTATTGATAATATACTGTCTTTTTGTACAGTTGCGTGTGAGCACGTTAAGAGCAAAGGCAGGTAATGCGAAAAATTATCCACGTCGACATGGATTGTTTTTACGCCGCAGTTGAAATGCGCGACAACCCAGCTTTGCGCAATATTCCCATTGCTATTGGCGGCAGTGCCGACCGTCGCGGTGTTATCTCAACCTGTAATTATCCTGCTCGCAAATTTGGTGTGCGCTCGGCTATGGCAACAGCCTATGCCCTAAAGTTATGTCCAAATCTCACGCTAGTAAAAGGGCGTATGGAGGTGTATGCCGCTGAGTCGCAAAAAATACGTAAGATTTTTGCAGACTATACCGACCTTATTGAACCCCTATCGTTAGATGAAGCCTATCTGGATGTCACTAACAGTGAATTTTGTGGTGGGAGCGCTACGTTAATAGCTGAGGAAATACGTGCTCGTATTGAAAGCGAGTTAGGTCTTACCGCTTCAGCAGGGGTCGCGCCCTGCAAATTCGTGGCAAAAGTAGCCAGCGATGAAAACAAGCCTGACGGTATTTGCGTGATCACGCCCGACAAACTTGATGAGTTTGTACGCGAAATGCCGCTAAAGAAAATTCCAGGCGTGGGCAAAGTTACCATGCAAAAGCTTCAGCGCATGGGGCTTAATACGTGTAACGATGTTCGCCAGTATCCTTTCGAACGCATTCAAAAAGAACTGGGTAAGTTCGGTAGTGTACTGTGGGAGCGAGCTCACGGTATTGATGAGCGTGAACTATCGGTATCTCGAGAGCGCAAGTCTATAGGCGTAGAGCGTACGCTAAGCGAAGATATTCATACTATCGAGCAATGTATCGACTTTTTGCCCCATTTGTTTGAAAAGCTTCAGGAACGAATGGAAAACCATAAGAAGCGGACGGGCAAGCCTGTGCGTATTCGCACCCAAGGCGTAAAGCTTAAGTTTAACGACTTTCAGCTAACCACTGTTGAGCATCGCTGTGCCACGCTAGATGAAGCTTATTTTCATACATTAATGCAGGAAGCTTTTGAGCGAGCAACAGGGCGTGGCATCCGTCTTGTCGGCGTGCATATAGGCCTCGCCGCCGACCAATCAACACAACAGCTGCTTTTGCCTTTTGAGCCGATTTAATTAACACTAGTGCCCTATTCTCTAACGTAACACTTATCTTAAAGGTCACTATGGACTCAAGACAACTTAAAACTCCTGGTCGTTACAAGCATTATAAAGGCAATTTATACGATGTTTACGAAGTCGCCACCCACTCAGAAGACGAAAGCAAGCTAGTGGTATATCGGCCGTGTTATGGCGAAAAGGCGTTATGGGTTCGCCCTCTGGATATGTTTTTAGAGTCAGTGGAAAAAGACGGAGAGACACTCCCTCGCTTTGCTTATGTGGGAGATATCCCTAATGACGAAAAAATGATCTAATTGTGAAATTAGGTCATAGTGTAAGAGGTCTTATTTAAACAGACTTCTTACAAGGAAATAATAATGAAAACTGCCTCTCGTTTTAGCGCACCTATTATGGCAGCGTTCTTAGCTGCGAGCCCTTTAATTTATTCAGCGGTTCATCCCGCGAATGCACAAGACAGATTTGCCGATGTCGAAGTTAAAGCTACAGCGATTAAAGGCTCAGTGCACATGCTTACAGGTGCAGGTGGGAACATTGGTGTATCTGCTGGGGAAGATGGTGTTCTTATCATCGACGATCAATTTGCGCCACTGGCGGAAAAGATAGCGGCGCAGCTTGGTGAACTAGGCAGCGACAAGCCTAAATATGTAATAAACACGCATTATCACGGCGACCACACAGGCTCAAATGCATTTTTTCACAGTCACAAAGGCGCGACCATTCTGGCCCATGAAAATGTACGTGTTCGCCTAGCAAATGATGAGAAGATAAAGCCGGAAGCCCTGCCAACCATTACCTATGAAGATGGAATAAAAATTCACTTTAATGGCGAAACCCTACATGTAATGCATTTAGCGGTAGGGCACACCGACGGCGATAGCGTAGTGTGGTTCGAGCAACCCAACGTCATGCACACGGGCGACTTGTTCTTTAATGGTCGTTTTCCCTACATTGACCAAGGTGCAGGTGGCAATGTAGAAGGCTATATGGAATCGGTAGAGCAGTTGCTAGCTAAAATAGATGACGAGACGGTTATCATTCCAGGCCACGGCGGCATTAGTAACAAGCAAGAATACTCCGCGTTTTTAGCTATGATCAGCGAAACTTTTAACTATGTTAAGTCGCTTAAGCAAGACGGCAAAACCCTTGATGAAGTAAAAGCGATGGGCCTAGATGAAAAGTGGGCCGACTGGAGCTGGAATTTTATTACTGAAGAAAAGTGGATAGCTACACTCTACAAAGACGCCTAGCAAAAAATAACAGTGGGGTCAGAGTCAGGACTCTGACCCCCAATAAAATATGGCGCATTGTTAAACGCGGCTTTATCAGTGACTACTCACTAAATGTTTGAATATATAGCTGCTCTACTTTATCTCGTGCCCACTGAGTCTTTCTAAGAAACTTAAGTGACGACTTAATTGAAGGGTCGTTGTTAAAGCAGTTCACTCTTATGCGGTAATACAACCCGTCCCAGCCGTAGCGCTCATGAAGCTGTGACACAATTTTTTCAAGCGTTAAGCCGTGTAGGGGATTGTTGGGTTGTTGGTCCATAATGTGCCACTAATTTGCATTTACTTTATGTTTTAGTTTACCACAAACAATGGGGTCAGAGTCATTACTCTGACCCCATTCCTCTTTAAGGCTTTAGCCCATCTAAAATAATATGCTGAATGTTACTAAGCGTACTATCGAAGAAGACGGGATCGCTTAAATCTTTACCTGTGACCGCTTTAATCTGAACGCTGAAATCTGCGTAGTGCTGCGTAATAGCCCAAATGCTAAAAATTAAGTGTATGGGATCGACAGGTTTTAATTTGCCGGCTTCAATCCACGCATTAATCACGGCGCTTTTTGCATCCAGCAAGGCTTTCAGTGGCGTTTCTAATTCCTTTATTAAAAGCGGTGCACCTTGTACCACTTCCATACAAAAAAGCTTTGATTCGGCTGGGTTGTCTCTCGACATTTCAAGTTTTACTTTTATGTATTCACTTAATGTGGCTATGGGTTCTTGTTCTGCAGAAAAGCTTTGCAGTGGCGTCAGCCACACATCTAATAGGTGAGTGATAACCGATAGGTAAAGGCCGTCTTTACTTTTAAAGTAATACAGTAAGTTACTCTTTGAGACATTCGCTAATTCCGATACCTGCTCTACCGTAGTACCGCTTACGCCGTTCTTTGCAAATAGTGATAGCGCTGCATCCATAATACGGGTGCGCTTTTCTAAAAGTGCTTTTTCTCGCCGCTTTTGGGTTGTAGGGCTAAAAGCTCTTGCTGTTTTTGTACTTAGTTGGTCTTCAGATTTACTCACTACTCAATTCTTCTTAACCGGATTTCTGCAATCTGGCGCATAGTTTACGCGCAGTTTTCTAACCAATAAACCCATTTGCACAAATATGCACCAATTAAGTTCAGTTGCACTGGACTGGATGTTCCAAATTGAACCAATGGGTCTAATTTCAAATTGCGTATCCTGTAAGCTTTTGAAAATTAACAAATAAATAAATTGGCCTGCTTTATGCTGTTCACTATGTATACCGCCACTTCAATGTCTTGAATTCGGCAACCTTAAAAAAAGCGGGGTAAACCGCTTAAAACGCAGACAAGCAGAGGGAACAACATGGATATAGGTGTATTTATTCCGATTGGTAACAACGGCTGGTTAATTTCTAAAAATTCGCCTCAGTTCAAACCATCGTTCGATCTCAACAAAGAGATTGTAATGAAGGCAGAAAAGTACGATATGGACTTCGCGCTCTCTATGATCAAGTTGCGCGGCTTTGGTGGTGAAACAGAATTTTGGGATTACAACTTAGAGTCGTTTACGTTGATGGCTGGTCTTGCCGCTGTTACCTCAAAAATACAGCTGTATGCCACAGCCGCAACGTTAGTCTTGCCACCAGCGATCATGGCGCGTATGGCAAGTACTATCGATTCTATTTCCAACGGTCGTTTTGGGGTCAACTTGGTTACTGGCTGGCAACGCCCTGAATATTCGCAAATGGGCATGTGGCCGGGCGATGAATTTTTCGGTAACCGCTACGAATATTTAGATGAGTACATCAAAGTAGTAAAAGAGCTGTGGGAAACAGGGAAAAGTGATTTTAAAGGCGAGCATTTCCAAATGGATGACTGCCGTATGCTACCTAAACCACAGCGTAAAATACCGCTTATTTGTGCTGGGCAAAGTGCCGCGGGCATGGATTTCTCGGCCCGTCACGCCGACTATAACTTCTGTTTTGGTAAAGGTGTGAATACACCTACCGCATTTGCTCCAACCGCTGCGCGCTTGACCGAAGCGGCTGAAAAGCACGGTCGCAGCGTAGGCTCTGCGGTACTTATCATGGTCATTGCTGATGAAACCGACGAAGCAGCTATGGCTAAATGGGAAAGTTATAAAGACGGTAAAGATCAGTCAGCGTTAGATTGGATGGCAACGCAGGGCGCGGCTGACAAAAAGTCAGGTAAAGACACCAACATTCGCGATATGACCAATCCAACCTCAGCAGTAAACCTAAATATGGGTACGCTAGTAGGCTCTTACGAGTCAGTCGCTTCTATGCTAGATGAAATCGCGACGGTTCCAGGCTGTGAAGGGGTATTGCTGACCTTTGATGACTTCCTTAAAGGTATGGATGATTTCGGCACTAAAATTCAGCCGTTAATGAAATCACGTCAGCATCTACTTGAAACATCGGGAGCAGCCTAATGTCTGCCGGTGAAGTATTTGAAGTGTCAGGGTGCTTTCAAGCGCGTCAATCAGGACAGCCAGTGCTGCCTGCCAAACCTGAGCCCTTAACCTTAAACCCTGCTGAAACCGCCGTGATAGTTGTGGATTTGCAAAACGCGTATGCCAGTAAAAACGGTTACTTAGACAAAGCGGGTTTTGACGTATCTACCACCGCGCCTGTTATTGAGAATACCGTTAAGGTACTGGAAACTGCACGCGCTGCAGGCATGCCGGTGGTGTTTTTACAAAATGGATGGGATGCCGACTACAAAGAGGCGGGAGGACCTGGATCACCAAACTGGTATAAGTCTAACGCCCTTAAAACCATGCGCAAACAGCCCGAGTTGAAGGGGAGTTTGCTTGCCAAAGGCACTTGGGACTACGCGCTTGTAGACGCACTAAAGCCTCAAGCCGGCGATATCGTTATCCCTAAAACCCGCTATAGCGGTTTTTATAACACCAATTTAGACAGCATGCTGCGGGCCCGCGGCATACGCAACATAGTGTTTACCGGCATTGCCACCAATGTGTGTGTGGAATCCACGCTGCGCGACGGCTTCCATCTGGAATATTTTGGGGTGGTGCTCGCTGACGCCGCTTATCAAGCTGGTCCGCCAGAGATTCATGAAGCGTCTCTTTTTAATATCCAGACGTTTTTTGGTTGGGTGTCTACCACGGCGCAATTTTGTGAAGTGTTTAAGTCTTCTTAGTTTTAAAGGTCCGGACCTGAGTTCGCAGTGCGTAGAGCGAAAACTCACATAGCTTAAACCCTTAGCGGCGCTTCAAAGATGGGAAAGAACACTTAAAAAAGCGATAACAGAAAAATAAAGGGCAAGCAGTAACGCCTTAATAAAACGAGTTAGCTAAAGCAGTACAAAGAGCACTGTGTAAATAGCGCAAAGAATGAGGAATGTAATTATGCCAAAGAAAGCCATTATTCCAGCGGGTACGTCAACGCCAATCGCCCCTTTTGTTCCAGGCTCTATGGCGGACAATATTTTGTACGTGTCCGGTACCCTACCGTTTGACGAAAACAATAACGTAGTGCATGTAGGTGATGCCGAAGCGCAGACTCGCCATGTTTTAGAGACCATTAAAAGCGTTATTGAAGAAGCGGGTGGCACTATGGATGACGTCACCTTCAACTCAATTTTTATTACCGATTGGGACGATTACGCCGCGGTAAACAAAGTTTACGCCGAATACTTCCCAGGTGAAAAGCCCGCACGTTATTGCATTAAGGTTGGGCTGGTTAAGCCTGAAGCCTTAATTGAAATAGCCTCTACAGCGCACATTGGGTAAGCGGTTATGTTTGGACTTCCCATTAATTGTGCCCATTGGTTTTATGTAGGTGAGCTTTATGCCTTCTAACGTGCAGACAAGCGAAGTTGATACGCACAAGGGAATGCATCACGACATGCACTACGAAATTCACGGATTAACATCGCCAGACGCGCCAACTGTTGTTTTCAGTTCAGGGCTAGGCGGGGCAGCTAAGTTTTGGCACCCCCAACTGGCTGACTTTACCCAAGACTACAGAGTGATCACTTACGACCAGCTTGGAACTAACAAAAGTGTAGGTAACTTGATAGCGAACTACAGTATTTCTGATATGGCAAATGAACTCGCTGCACTGCTGAAAAAACTGGAAGTAGAGCAGTGCCATTTTGTTGGCCATGCACTAGGTGGGCTGGTGGGCTTAGAACTCGGGTTAACTCAGCCCAGCCTTCTGCAAAGCCTAGTGCTAATAAATGCATGGAGTAGCCCCAATCCGCACACCCTGCGTTGCTTTGATATACGCAAAGCCTTACTGGCTGCGGATAGAAAAGACATGTACCTACAACTCCAAGCGCTGCTGCTGTTTCCGCCTGATTGGATAGCCGCTAATGCACAGCACTTAGACGATGAAGAGGCACATTTAATCAATCATTTTCCCGATGTAGATAACTTACTAGCTCGTATCGGTGCTCTTAGCGCGTTTGATATCGATGACAAGCTAGCGTCTATCTCTACATCAACGTTAGCGCTGGCAAATAAAGACGACACCCTGGTTCCGTGGCAGCGCTCAAAAATATTAGCTGATGCCATGCCTAACGCAGAGCTATCGGTAATGGAATATGGCGGTCATGCATCGAGTATTACGGTGCCTGAGACATTTAATAAATTGGTGTTGGGATACTTACAGCGCATAGCTTAATTGTTCACAAGTAAGCACCTCAGAACAATGCGCTCAAGACAATACCTAGGCGGCTAAGACGCTGCCTAGCAATTTGAAAACTGGAAAGACATAGAAATGACGGTATCAGATAAAACTGAATATGAAACAAAAGGCCCCATTAGCGAAAGTGGCCTAGCCCAGCTATTTAGTGGTGCGCACACGCACACTACATGGCTCGATAAAACGATAGATGAAGCGGTGCTAAAGCAGCTTTATGACTTGGTGAAAGTAGGCTCGACATCAGCAAATTGCAGCCCGGCGAGATTTGTTTTTATAACCTCAGATGAGGGGCGAGAAAAACTTAAGCCTTGTCTTTCAAGCGGTAACGTAGAGCAAACCATGACTGCACCTTGTACGGTTATCGTGGCTTACGATAAAGAATTCTATGAAGAATTACCTACGCTATTTCCTTATGCGGATGCTAAGAGCTGGTTCACCTCAAGCCCCGAAGCTGCATTTGAAACCGCTATGCGAAACAGTTCAATGCAAGGGGCTTATTTAATTAGTGCCGCGCGCGCATTAGGTCTTGATGCCGGTGCTATGTCTGGCTTTAACCCCAAATTACTCAACGAGACATTCTTTTCTGATAGCACGTGGAAGGTGAACTTCTTACTTAACATTGGCTATGGCGATGGAAAGAAAGTGCACAAACGTTTGCCTCGCTTAAGCTTCGAGCAAGCTTGTCAAATATTGTAACGCCAACACAAAGGATATTTGTATGACTATTACAGCAATAAAAAACGCAGTAACAGAAGTGCTTCCCCCGGTTACGCCTGAGCAATACCGACAGGGCATGTCTAGCTTAGCGGCAGCGGTGAATGTCGTTACAACAACTGGCCCAGAAGGGCGCGCTGGCTTTACAGCGACGGCAGTGTGTAGCGTAAGCGACAGCCCAGCCACCTTGCTGGTGTGTTTAAACCGCAGCGCTTCTGTGCATCAGGTATTTAAGAACAGCACGCATTTAGTTATCAACACGCTAACCTCGCAGCACCAGTCAATTTCAAACACTTTTGGTGGTAAAGCGCCTATGAGTGAACGCTTTGAAATTGGTGAGTGGGGCGAATCAGCCACTGGCTGCCCTCAACTACTTGATGCCGCAGTCAGTTTTGATTGCATTATCACAGATGTAAAAAGTGTTGCTACACACGATGTGCTTTTTTGCCAAGTAGTAGACATTAAACAAGACCAAGAAGCCGACGCACTTTTATATTACCAGCGCGGATATCACAGCGCGTGTAAAGACGCATAACTGAAGGACTAGATACCCAATGAAAGTAGTAGGCCATTTTATAAACGGTGAAACCTGTACGCCCAAAGGGCGGATGCAAGATGTTTATAACCCGGCAACGGGGGAAGCAGAGAAGCTGGTTTTGCTGGCATCGAAAGCTACGGTAAACGAAGCCATTGTTAACGCACAACAAGCTTTTCCACAATGGCGAAATACGCCGGTAAGTAAGCGTGCTCGCGTTATGTTTAAGTTCAAAAGCTTACTTGAAGAGCATGCGGATGAAATTATTGCGTTAATTGGCGCCGAGCACGGAAAAATAAGCCACGACGCGGCGGGCGAACTACAGCGAGGTATCGAGAACGTAGAATTTGCCTGTGGCGCGCCGCAGTTGCTTAAAGGTGAACACAGTAAAAATGTGGGGCCAAGTATAGATTCATGGAGCGAGTTTCAGCCCCTTGGTGTGGTGGCAGGAATCACGCCATTTAACTTTCCGGCTATGGTGCCGCTTTGGATGTTTCCGCTCGCCATTGTATGCGGAAATACATTTGTACTTAAGCCTTCAGAACGAGACCCAAGCTGCGCCATTTTCTTAGCAAAGTTACTGAAAGAAGCAGGGTTACCCGACGGTGTCTTCAATGTGATCAATGGTGATAGAGAAGCAGTTGATCAAATACTTGATGACGAGCGCATTAAAGCGGTGAGTTTTGTAGGTTCAACGCCCATTGCCGAATATATCTATTCAAAGGCCAATACAAACGGCAAGCGATGCCAAGCCTTAGGCGGGGCGAAAAATCACGCCATTGTTATGCCTGATGCGGACGTTGATAACGCGGTTAATCAGCTTTTAGGCGCAGCCTTTGGCTCATCGGGGGAGCGCTGTATGGCGTTGTCTGTGGTGGTTGCCGTGGGCGACAAGATAGCTGATGAGATTGTAGATAAAATGCAATCGGCGATGAAAGACTTAAAAGTAGGGGCATTTAACGATGCATCTAATGATTTTGGCCCCCTGATCACGCAGCAGCATAAAGAGAAAGTAGAAGGCTTCATAACAAGTGCAGCTGAGCAAGGCGCTAACGTAGTTGTAGACGGGCGAGGCCCCACAGTCGAGGGCTACGAAACTGGCTTTTTCCTAGGTGCCACACTTATTGATAAAGTTACGCCGGAAATGACCAGTTACAAGGCCGAAATTTTTGGCCCGGTATTACAGGTAATGCGCGTTGAAACTATGGAGCAAGCCATGCAGCTTATTGACGAGCATGAGTACGGCAACGGCACCTGCATTTTCACCCGCGACGGCGAAGCGGCGCGTTACTTCTCCGACAATATTCAGGTGGGCATGGTGGGCATTAACGTTCCCTTGCCTGTACCTGTTTCTTATCACAGCTTTGGTGGTTGGAAGCGCTCACTGTTTGGCGACCTTCACGCATACGGTCCGGACGGCGTGCGTTTTTATACTAAGCGCAAAACCATCACACAACGTTGGCCCTCAAGTGGTGTTAGAGAAGGAGTCAGCTTTTCATTTCCTAGTTAACTAACCGCTGTGATAAACAATTACACGCTGCCAGTTTATTGATGCCTTTAGCTAAAACGGCAAATGTTCACTGGCGGTAGGTACAAAAAGCTACGCCATTAATTATAACAATTTAAACCCGCAAACCTTTGGCAGTTCCTCTCCAGTCCTGCCTTAGGTTTGCACCCCCAGTGGCAATCGATAAGCAGTTCACGTCGACAGTTACTCTTATAAAAATATCGGGACAACACCGCCGCAAGGCTTGTTAAAAAGAACTATAAACGAGAGTAAAACATGCATACGTTAAACACACACAAGCGTCTGCTGGCGTTAACCGTTGGGATGGCGTTAAGTGCG
This genomic window contains:
- the rutA gene encoding pyrimidine utilization protein A, with product MDIGVFIPIGNNGWLISKNSPQFKPSFDLNKEIVMKAEKYDMDFALSMIKLRGFGGETEFWDYNLESFTLMAGLAAVTSKIQLYATAATLVLPPAIMARMASTIDSISNGRFGVNLVTGWQRPEYSQMGMWPGDEFFGNRYEYLDEYIKVVKELWETGKSDFKGEHFQMDDCRMLPKPQRKIPLICAGQSAAGMDFSARHADYNFCFGKGVNTPTAFAPTAARLTEAAEKHGRSVGSAVLIMVIADETDEAAMAKWESYKDGKDQSALDWMATQGAADKKSGKDTNIRDMTNPTSAVNLNMGTLVGSYESVASMLDEIATVPGCEGVLLTFDDFLKGMDDFGTKIQPLMKSRQHLLETSGAA
- the rutB gene encoding pyrimidine utilization protein B, whose protein sequence is MSAGEVFEVSGCFQARQSGQPVLPAKPEPLTLNPAETAVIVVDLQNAYASKNGYLDKAGFDVSTTAPVIENTVKVLETARAAGMPVVFLQNGWDADYKEAGGPGSPNWYKSNALKTMRKQPELKGSLLAKGTWDYALVDALKPQAGDIVIPKTRYSGFYNTNLDSMLRARGIRNIVFTGIATNVCVESTLRDGFHLEYFGVVLADAAYQAGPPEIHEASLFNIQTFFGWVSTTAQFCEVFKSS
- the rutC gene encoding pyrimidine utilization protein C, whose protein sequence is MPKKAIIPAGTSTPIAPFVPGSMADNILYVSGTLPFDENNNVVHVGDAEAQTRHVLETIKSVIEEAGGTMDDVTFNSIFITDWDDYAAVNKVYAEYFPGEKPARYCIKVGLVKPEALIEIASTAHIG
- the rutD gene encoding pyrimidine utilization protein D — encoded protein: MPSNVQTSEVDTHKGMHHDMHYEIHGLTSPDAPTVVFSSGLGGAAKFWHPQLADFTQDYRVITYDQLGTNKSVGNLIANYSISDMANELAALLKKLEVEQCHFVGHALGGLVGLELGLTQPSLLQSLVLINAWSSPNPHTLRCFDIRKALLAADRKDMYLQLQALLLFPPDWIAANAQHLDDEEAHLINHFPDVDNLLARIGALSAFDIDDKLASISTSTLALANKDDTLVPWQRSKILADAMPNAELSVMEYGGHASSITVPETFNKLVLGYLQRIA
- a CDS encoding malonic semialdehyde reductase — encoded protein: MTVSDKTEYETKGPISESGLAQLFSGAHTHTTWLDKTIDEAVLKQLYDLVKVGSTSANCSPARFVFITSDEGREKLKPCLSSGNVEQTMTAPCTVIVAYDKEFYEELPTLFPYADAKSWFTSSPEAAFETAMRNSSMQGAYLISAARALGLDAGAMSGFNPKLLNETFFSDSTWKVNFLLNIGYGDGKKVHKRLPRLSFEQACQIL
- a CDS encoding flavin reductase, which translates into the protein MTITAIKNAVTEVLPPVTPEQYRQGMSSLAAAVNVVTTTGPEGRAGFTATAVCSVSDSPATLLVCLNRSASVHQVFKNSTHLVINTLTSQHQSISNTFGGKAPMSERFEIGEWGESATGCPQLLDAAVSFDCIITDVKSVATHDVLFCQVVDIKQDQEADALLYYQRGYHSACKDA
- a CDS encoding CoA-acylating methylmalonate-semialdehyde dehydrogenase, with translation MKVVGHFINGETCTPKGRMQDVYNPATGEAEKLVLLASKATVNEAIVNAQQAFPQWRNTPVSKRARVMFKFKSLLEEHADEIIALIGAEHGKISHDAAGELQRGIENVEFACGAPQLLKGEHSKNVGPSIDSWSEFQPLGVVAGITPFNFPAMVPLWMFPLAIVCGNTFVLKPSERDPSCAIFLAKLLKEAGLPDGVFNVINGDREAVDQILDDERIKAVSFVGSTPIAEYIYSKANTNGKRCQALGGAKNHAIVMPDADVDNAVNQLLGAAFGSSGERCMALSVVVAVGDKIADEIVDKMQSAMKDLKVGAFNDASNDFGPLITQQHKEKVEGFITSAAEQGANVVVDGRGPTVEGYETGFFLGATLIDKVTPEMTSYKAEIFGPVLQVMRVETMEQAMQLIDEHEYGNGTCIFTRDGEAARYFSDNIQVGMVGINVPLPVPVSYHSFGGWKRSLFGDLHAYGPDGVRFYTKRKTITQRWPSSGVREGVSFSFPS